In Elusimicrobium sp. An273, one genomic interval encodes:
- a CDS encoding aryl-sulfate sulfotransferase, with translation MKKRTKLFLGVLILAALAAWVVCHSSPRFILNPSGRTPLSGVYKLPFTNQSPLTVTVAGQRNDADITHTFPAGYGRAFPIHGLYPQAQNKITVRYQGKTQEFTVPLPEIRVNGGFVPPAQVVTIEKDPSQKKTDDIYFISASIGEKHPNLSWVILGYSRNGNLRYLNIDDKPRLNELQRIVPEGKEMMLITDIGSETLLGQRRLDLSGKNKIGHHDRVKKGDHFISLANSKWGVEDRVLELDAKGHIVRDLSAGELVRKAVGANPSPAEREMLNRVVFDEHNIYITKKNTPQAIDWAHINSIVYDEKTDMLYCSFRNLGVLAVKYTPWELVWWMVTDKLDFLPPDDPTAKHRRFLDALASLQAYRVRGDGLTDGPKHHHALFLWPDGTLGLFDNRGYAGNKSRYVEYKISGGHGKWTAKKTYEYFDPTLTNNDYTSDIDVLPNGNLLILYGMEQVVVEVDKNTKEKRYQLNFALPTEMIYRVDKMPFYPTPGREYPKEHKF, from the coding sequence GTGAAAAAAAGAACAAAACTCTTTTTGGGCGTCCTAATCCTTGCCGCCTTAGCGGCGTGGGTTGTTTGTCACTCCTCCCCGCGGTTTATCTTAAACCCCAGCGGGAGAACCCCTCTCTCGGGCGTATACAAGCTGCCTTTTACCAACCAGTCGCCCCTTACCGTTACCGTTGCCGGACAACGGAACGATGCAGACATTACCCACACTTTCCCCGCCGGCTATGGCAGGGCATTTCCGATACACGGCCTATACCCGCAGGCGCAAAATAAAATTACGGTTCGCTACCAAGGAAAGACGCAAGAATTTACCGTCCCCCTTCCGGAAATACGGGTAAACGGCGGTTTTGTTCCGCCCGCACAAGTGGTTACTATTGAAAAAGACCCTTCTCAGAAAAAGACGGACGACATTTATTTTATCAGCGCCAGCATCGGCGAGAAACACCCCAATTTAAGTTGGGTAATCCTGGGATACAGCCGCAACGGCAACCTGCGCTATTTGAATATAGACGACAAACCCCGCTTAAACGAACTTCAGCGCATCGTGCCCGAAGGAAAAGAAATGATGTTAATAACCGATATCGGCTCCGAAACGCTGCTGGGGCAAAGGCGTTTGGATTTAAGCGGTAAAAACAAAATCGGGCACCACGACCGTGTTAAAAAGGGAGACCATTTTATTTCCTTGGCCAATTCCAAGTGGGGCGTAGAAGACCGCGTCTTGGAACTGGACGCAAAAGGCCATATCGTGCGGGACTTATCCGCCGGAGAACTGGTACGCAAAGCTGTCGGGGCCAATCCGTCCCCCGCCGAACGGGAAATGTTAAACCGCGTCGTCTTTGATGAGCATAATATCTACATCACGAAAAAAAACACCCCGCAGGCCATAGACTGGGCGCATATCAATTCCATCGTATATGACGAAAAAACCGATATGCTGTACTGTTCTTTCCGCAATTTAGGCGTTCTGGCGGTTAAATATACGCCGTGGGAGCTGGTGTGGTGGATGGTAACGGACAAACTGGATTTTCTCCCCCCAGACGACCCCACCGCCAAGCACCGCCGTTTTTTGGATGCGCTTGCTTCTTTGCAAGCGTACCGCGTACGCGGCGACGGGCTGACGGACGGCCCCAAACACCACCACGCCCTTTTTCTGTGGCCGGACGGCACGCTGGGCCTGTTTGATAACCGCGGTTATGCGGGTAACAAAAGCCGTTACGTGGAGTACAAAATTTCGGGCGGACACGGAAAATGGACGGCTAAAAAAACGTATGAGTATTTTGATCCTACGCTTACAAATAATGATTACACGTCGGACATAGACGTCCTGCCAAACGGCAATTTGCTTATTTTGTACGGGATGGAACAAGTGGTTGTGGAAGTAGACAAAAACACGAAAGAAAAGCGCTACCAGCTTAATTTCGCCCTGCCTACCGAAATGATATACCGCGTAGACAAGATGCCCTTCTATCCTACCCCGGGGCGAGAATATCCCAAGGAACATAAATTTTAG
- a CDS encoding glycosyltransferase family 39 protein encodes MKKYLSLHLPSVLLLLLLMLLGGLYSVWLGIDVNFDLLNYHLYNPYALLNGKIGQDVFAAGVHSALNPLPDVYLYGLFSAFFNSPKWIGFFMGLPYGVLIWLVYRLARDVFSRTQYPKTYAAVAAFIGCSAAGIMSQVGTSTNEIPLAVFHILAFWLLLRAVQQPQKTYGVYMAALLSGATAGLKLTGASCCVALTAVLLVYLTRFKKPGKVFMLYALCGILGFLLTNGYFMWQNFTLYGNPVFPYYNTVFHSPYFDNVNVTETRFFPTTWAQWLFYPFFWAFAPGTYVSEAPVQDSRLALFLAALAGWGILIAKNKLGGVKKEAAVSVAVYSGVGYVVWLVQFSILRYAAVLEALCGLVVVGVCAAIHKTRWGGYAALLCVGISMWGYQAPDWHHEMFLEQAVIFDKKPKIEDNSLVFFMHLPSSYLAPLLNPKAVYMGGFLSKPEEYPEQFRRQAAQRNNISAQYYRFRFEELQRDKIARHQGPIYIVSVDWPMIVNPATLARFGLKGKREDCQRFVTNFTVYSKDLAICRVQKIDE; translated from the coding sequence GTGAAAAAATATCTTTCTTTGCATCTTCCTTCTGTTTTGCTTTTGCTGCTGCTGATGCTGCTAGGCGGGCTCTACAGCGTGTGGCTGGGCATAGATGTAAATTTTGATTTGTTAAACTATCACCTGTATAATCCCTATGCCCTCCTTAACGGCAAAATAGGGCAGGACGTGTTTGCCGCCGGCGTCCACTCGGCTTTAAATCCGCTTCCGGATGTATATTTGTACGGGCTTTTTTCTGCGTTTTTTAATTCTCCCAAGTGGATCGGCTTTTTTATGGGCCTTCCCTACGGGGTATTGATTTGGCTGGTGTATCGGCTGGCGCGCGATGTTTTCAGCCGCACGCAATATCCCAAAACGTATGCGGCCGTGGCCGCTTTTATAGGGTGCAGTGCGGCGGGGATTATGTCTCAAGTCGGCACCAGCACCAACGAAATTCCGTTGGCGGTTTTTCATATTTTGGCGTTTTGGCTTCTCTTGCGGGCGGTGCAACAGCCCCAAAAAACGTATGGCGTATACATGGCCGCCCTGCTGAGCGGAGCCACGGCCGGGCTTAAACTGACGGGGGCCTCTTGCTGTGTGGCGCTTACGGCGGTGCTGTTGGTCTATCTGACACGCTTTAAAAAACCCGGGAAGGTTTTCATGCTATACGCTCTGTGCGGCATTCTTGGATTTTTGCTGACAAACGGCTACTTTATGTGGCAGAATTTTACGTTGTACGGCAATCCGGTATTCCCGTATTACAACACCGTGTTTCATTCTCCTTATTTTGACAATGTTAACGTAACCGAAACGCGTTTCTTCCCGACCACGTGGGCGCAATGGTTGTTTTATCCCTTCTTTTGGGCGTTTGCCCCCGGGACGTATGTTTCGGAGGCGCCCGTGCAGGACAGCCGCTTGGCGCTGTTTTTGGCGGCCTTGGCGGGGTGGGGGATACTGATTGCTAAAAATAAATTGGGCGGTGTAAAAAAAGAAGCGGCTGTTTCGGTGGCGGTCTACAGCGGGGTCGGGTATGTGGTGTGGTTGGTGCAGTTTTCCATTTTGCGCTATGCGGCGGTTTTGGAGGCTTTGTGCGGGTTGGTAGTGGTGGGAGTGTGCGCCGCAATACATAAAACGCGGTGGGGGGGATATGCGGCCTTGCTTTGTGTCGGAATCAGCATGTGGGGCTATCAAGCGCCGGACTGGCACCACGAAATGTTTTTGGAGCAAGCGGTCATTTTTGACAAGAAGCCCAAAATTGAAGACAACAGCCTGGTGTTTTTCATGCATTTGCCCTCTTCATATTTGGCCCCGCTTTTAAACCCGAAGGCCGTCTATATGGGCGGATTTCTCTCCAAGCCGGAAGAATACCCGGAACAGTTCCGCCGGCAGGCTGCCCAGCGCAATAATATCTCGGCGCAGTATTACCGTTTTCGTTTTGAAGAGCTGCAGCGGGACAAAATTGCCCGCCACCAAGGCCCCATCTATATTGTTTCTGTGGACTGGCCGATGATTGTCAATCCGGCCACTTTGGCCCGCTTTGGGCTTAAAGGGAAACGGGAAGATTGCCAACGCTTCGTTACCAATTTTACCGTTTATTCCAAAGATTTGGCCATTTGCCGCGTACAAAAAATAGATGAGTAG
- a CDS encoding glycosyltransferase family 2 protein translates to MLNLTMPLTSSNPILSVVLPCLNEEQSLAVCLREIKQTADKMHIPYEIIVADNRSTDGSAQVARSFGARVVPVARRGYGAAVNGGILAARGEVVLFGDADCSYPFYDIPKLVTPILQGKQDFVLGNRLNNTQEKGSMPWMNRYFGTPVLSALIRWFYGIAVYDCNGGMRAFLRKIYAPLGLKQPGMEYASEMLIAAAKQNLRYLEVPIALRRAHPSHTPYLRPWRDGMRHLYIILKSLFAR, encoded by the coding sequence ATGCTTAACTTAACGATGCCTCTTACATCTTCTAACCCTATTTTAAGCGTGGTGCTGCCTTGTCTAAACGAAGAGCAGTCTCTTGCCGTGTGCTTGCGGGAAATTAAGCAAACCGCTGATAAGATGCATATTCCTTATGAAATTATCGTTGCGGATAACCGGTCTACAGACGGCAGTGCGCAAGTGGCCCGCTCTTTTGGGGCCCGCGTGGTGCCGGTAGCTCGGCGCGGATACGGCGCCGCCGTAAACGGCGGCATTTTGGCCGCCCGCGGCGAGGTGGTGCTTTTTGGAGATGCGGACTGTTCTTACCCGTTTTACGATATTCCCAAACTCGTAACTCCCATTTTACAGGGCAAGCAGGATTTTGTCTTGGGAAACCGCTTAAATAACACGCAGGAAAAAGGCTCCATGCCTTGGATGAATCGCTATTTTGGAACGCCCGTGCTCTCGGCCCTGATTCGCTGGTTTTACGGAATCGCGGTGTATGACTGCAATGGCGGCATGCGGGCATTTTTGCGGAAGATTTATGCGCCGCTTGGCTTAAAACAGCCGGGGATGGAATACGCCAGCGAAATGCTGATTGCCGCAGCCAAACAGAACCTGCGCTATTTGGAAGTGCCGATTGCGCTGCGCCGGGCGCACCCTTCCCACACGCCGTACTTGCGCCCCTGGCGGGACGGAATGCGGCATTTGTATATTATCTTAAAAAGTTTATTTGCCCGATAA
- a CDS encoding type IV pilin protein: MQNKGFTLIELLVVVLIIGILSSVALPQYEKAVVKARAANAYQILKSINTAEQLANMDNGTKGQRYPFEELSVAFTDKNGNTATGYSFMAKDYTFFIQGTREQNKREPATAVLAGTSIYLSINNGRRACGVVDPSNADAVSLCRTIVGSNTVSSAMCVSGTTCYME; this comes from the coding sequence ATGCAAAATAAAGGTTTTACGTTAATTGAGCTGTTGGTTGTGGTGTTGATTATCGGTATTTTGTCCAGCGTAGCATTGCCTCAGTACGAAAAAGCGGTAGTCAAAGCCCGCGCGGCCAATGCCTACCAAATTCTTAAATCGATTAATACTGCTGAACAGTTGGCCAATATGGACAATGGTACCAAAGGGCAGCGCTATCCGTTTGAAGAACTGTCGGTAGCGTTTACGGATAAAAACGGAAACACCGCCACGGGATATTCTTTTATGGCCAAAGATTACACATTTTTCATTCAGGGAACCCGCGAACAGAACAAACGCGAACCCGCAACGGCCGTATTAGCGGGAACCAGCATCTATTTAAGCATTAACAATGGGCGCCGGGCGTGCGGAGTGGTGGATCCTTCCAATGCCGATGCCGTGTCGCTGTGCCGCACCATTGTGGGAAGCAATACGGTGTCTTCTGCCATGTGCGTCAGCGGAACGACCTGTTACATGGAGTAG
- a CDS encoding glycosyltransferase family 2 protein, with translation MYTPRDVEVFLFAHDRPAFLREALDSYLRQTVGGFRLALLANAPTPEVLQVAKEYAGRGVELILEPQSLNVYGCVRRCQELASRSITVLAHDDDWVHPAYLETLLKCYNRFTKLQVAVSAAGEWDARPFTADYHTQLVLLKRAEFSAYIFTGEPFAFSSSSYKTEFFKTAPAPDFARYGKVNDVPFMLGVCHGGEAAVLQFPFVKCRIHPQQDSLTFATGPRAREWIELDLCHKREMSQGGRKLRWAYILNAFHRLKTGWRDWCVCEHDKMTFKQYLNLARQMGALDAKRRLFGVLLRGGVRKACLEKLCSFVRLELK, from the coding sequence ATGTATACCCCCCGGGATGTGGAAGTTTTCCTTTTCGCCCACGACCGCCCCGCCTTTTTGCGGGAGGCGTTGGATAGTTACCTGCGGCAAACGGTTGGCGGCTTTCGGCTGGCACTATTGGCCAACGCCCCTACTCCGGAGGTACTGCAGGTGGCCAAAGAATATGCGGGCCGCGGGGTAGAGCTTATTTTAGAACCGCAAAGTTTAAATGTATACGGCTGTGTGCGCCGCTGCCAGGAATTGGCCTCGCGATCCATTACCGTACTAGCCCACGATGACGATTGGGTGCATCCCGCCTATTTGGAAACATTGCTTAAGTGCTATAACCGGTTTACTAAGCTGCAGGTGGCTGTAAGTGCGGCCGGAGAATGGGACGCCCGCCCTTTTACGGCGGACTATCATACGCAGCTGGTATTATTAAAGCGGGCTGAATTTTCGGCCTATATTTTTACCGGGGAGCCTTTTGCGTTTAGTTCCAGCAGTTATAAGACGGAATTTTTTAAAACGGCCCCCGCGCCTGATTTTGCCCGCTACGGCAAAGTAAACGATGTGCCGTTTATGCTGGGTGTGTGCCACGGCGGCGAGGCGGCCGTATTGCAGTTTCCCTTTGTAAAATGCCGCATTCATCCCCAACAGGACAGTTTAACTTTTGCTACCGGTCCCCGCGCCCGGGAGTGGATTGAACTGGATTTGTGCCATAAAAGAGAAATGTCCCAAGGGGGCCGAAAGCTGAGGTGGGCCTATATTTTAAACGCTTTTCACCGTTTAAAAACCGGCTGGCGCGACTGGTGCGTGTGCGAACACGATAAAATGACATTTAAACAATACCTGAATTTGGCCCGCCAAATGGGTGCTTTGGATGCTAAAAGGCGCTTGTTCGGCGTTTTGTTACGCGGCGGAGTGCGAAAGGCCTGTTTGGAAAAATTATGTTCCTTTGTGCGCTTGGAGCTGAAATAA
- a CDS encoding ABC transporter ATP-binding protein has product MKIDTKQLVKQNALVKNFMRMWPYVKPYWGRAVLGVLLTIPVGALDGVVAMFLKPFMDKVMVDKQPHFSAMIPFLIVGFTIVQGTLIYASNYLNTWVANKITIGVKRKLYDKLLSMDTSYFDRNNSGTILMRYSNDAETASNGLIDNLKQFLSKSFSSISLVFVLIYNSWQLAIIAIAVLIFFLYPMSVVRKKMKEIMTKTVGNLSYVMTIYNETFAGNKTIRSFTLEDEFRGRFRDLTDMRFSLAMKLIKGTNWLSPLMHVIMSIGIALVIGFGSYLIVSGAITSGNFVAFIAALMMLYTPLKSVGNNYISMQQSFLAIDRIFNILDLQPKIKDHAEPKELKTVSKNITFEHVYFEYVPGREVLHDINLEIPVGHTLALVGNSGGGKTTISALLPRLYDIKKGAIKIDGSDIRDISQKSLRKNIAMVFQDNFLFSGTVRENILLGNGQASEETIWQALKSSCLDDFVKGLPQKLDTQIGERGILLSGGQKQRLAIARAFVKNAPIVILDEATSALDNKSERVVQEALDNLMKNRTVIVIAHRLSTIQNADKIVVINDGKIAEEGTHEELLKLHGAYYALYSMQFKKQEAQQGK; this is encoded by the coding sequence ATGAAAATAGACACGAAACAGTTAGTTAAACAAAATGCACTCGTTAAAAACTTTATGCGGATGTGGCCGTATGTAAAGCCGTATTGGGGCCGGGCCGTATTGGGGGTCTTGCTGACCATTCCCGTAGGCGCGCTGGACGGCGTAGTGGCGATGTTTTTAAAGCCGTTTATGGATAAGGTCATGGTGGATAAACAGCCACATTTCTCGGCGATGATTCCCTTCTTAATTGTGGGGTTTACCATTGTGCAGGGCACGCTGATTTATGCTTCCAATTACCTCAACACGTGGGTGGCCAATAAAATTACCATTGGCGTAAAGCGCAAATTGTACGACAAGCTGCTTTCCATGGATACGTCCTATTTTGACCGCAATAACTCGGGCACCATTCTCATGCGCTACTCCAACGATGCCGAAACCGCCTCCAACGGCCTTATAGACAATTTAAAACAGTTTTTATCCAAAAGTTTTTCCTCCATTTCCTTGGTATTTGTGTTAATTTATAACTCCTGGCAGTTGGCTATTATCGCCATTGCGGTGCTGATTTTTTTCCTCTACCCGATGTCTGTCGTACGTAAAAAAATGAAAGAAATTATGACAAAAACCGTCGGAAATTTGTCTTACGTGATGACGATTTACAACGAAACTTTCGCCGGGAACAAAACCATCCGTTCCTTTACGCTGGAAGACGAATTCCGCGGCCGCTTTCGCGATTTGACCGATATGCGCTTTTCGCTGGCGATGAAACTGATCAAGGGAACGAACTGGCTGTCGCCGCTGATGCATGTGATTATGTCTATCGGGATTGCGTTGGTGATCGGGTTTGGCAGCTATTTAATCGTCAGCGGGGCGATTACCAGCGGCAACTTTGTGGCGTTTATTGCGGCGCTAATGATGCTCTACACGCCGCTTAAGTCGGTGGGGAACAATTATATTTCCATGCAGCAGTCGTTCCTGGCGATAGACCGTATTTTTAACATTTTGGATTTGCAGCCCAAAATAAAAGACCATGCCGAGCCAAAAGAATTAAAGACCGTATCCAAAAACATTACCTTTGAGCACGTGTATTTTGAGTACGTCCCGGGACGGGAAGTGCTGCATGACATTAACTTGGAAATTCCCGTGGGGCATACGCTGGCCTTGGTGGGCAATTCCGGCGGGGGAAAAACGACGATTTCCGCCTTGTTGCCCCGGTTGTATGATATTAAAAAAGGCGCCATTAAAATTGACGGTTCCGATATTCGGGATATTTCCCAAAAATCCCTTCGCAAGAATATCGCCATGGTGTTCCAAGATAACTTTTTGTTCTCCGGCACCGTGCGGGAAAATATCCTGCTTGGCAACGGGCAAGCGTCCGAAGAAACCATTTGGCAGGCGCTTAAAAGTTCGTGCTTGGACGATTTCGTAAAGGGCCTTCCTCAAAAATTAGACACGCAGATCGGGGAACGGGGCATTTTGCTTTCCGGCGGGCAGAAACAGCGCTTGGCCATTGCCCGCGCGTTTGTCAAAAACGCGCCCATCGTTATTTTGGACGAAGCCACCAGCGCTTTGGACAATAAGTCGGAGCGGGTGGTGCAGGAAGCGTTGGACAATTTGATGAAAAACCGCACCGTGATTGTCATTGCCCACCGCTTAAGCACCATTCAAAATGCAGATAAAATCGTGGTGATTAACGACGGAAAAATCGCGGAAGAAGGCACGCACGAAGAGCTTTTAAAACTGCATGGCGCCTACTACGCCCTGTATTCCATGCAGTTTAAAAAACAAGAAGCCCAGCAAGGAAAGTAA
- a CDS encoding UDP-glucose dehydrogenase family protein → MKIGIIGTGYVGLPSGVGFAELGHTVVCVDNNKAKIEALNKGKLTLYENGLADLFKANTEQGRLRFTTSMKEAVQEADLVIIAVGTPPDPITHEADLQYIYAAATELADYLTGYTVIANKSTVPVGTGDAVEKIIASKNPAADFDVVSLPEFLREGFALQDFFNPDRIILGTHSERAISLISKLYEPFKEKTPLLVVSRKSSETIKYASNAFLAMKIHYINEIANFCEKSGANVAEVAKGMGMDKRIGNRFLNAGIGFGGSCFPKDTMAMAHMANKVGVRMELIETTIAGNQKRKKEMADRVYQSLKDLKNPKVAVWGLAFKNGTDDCRQSPAMDIIRELLQKALSITAYDPKAMDTAKAILGDKISYASGMYEAVKGADVLVILTEWPEFSAPDFDELAKRMNRKVIFDLRNMLSCEDAQEADFEYHCIGRKCD, encoded by the coding sequence ATGAAAATAGGAATTATTGGTACGGGATATGTGGGGTTGCCCAGCGGAGTGGGGTTTGCCGAACTGGGGCATACGGTAGTGTGTGTAGATAATAACAAAGCCAAAATTGAAGCGTTAAACAAAGGTAAACTGACCCTTTATGAAAATGGACTTGCCGATTTGTTTAAAGCCAATACGGAACAGGGCCGCCTGCGCTTTACCACCTCTATGAAAGAGGCCGTGCAGGAAGCGGATTTGGTCATTATCGCCGTAGGCACGCCGCCGGATCCGATTACCCACGAAGCCGATTTGCAGTATATTTATGCGGCCGCCACCGAACTGGCAGATTATTTAACGGGATATACCGTGATTGCCAACAAATCTACCGTTCCGGTAGGCACGGGAGACGCGGTGGAAAAAATTATCGCCTCCAAAAATCCCGCCGCCGATTTTGACGTGGTATCCCTGCCGGAATTTTTGCGGGAGGGATTTGCCTTGCAGGATTTTTTTAATCCCGACCGTATTATCTTGGGCACCCATTCCGAAAGAGCCATTAGCCTAATCAGCAAATTATACGAGCCGTTTAAAGAAAAAACGCCGCTTTTGGTTGTCTCCCGCAAATCCAGCGAGACCATCAAATACGCGTCCAATGCCTTCTTGGCGATGAAAATTCATTATATCAACGAAATCGCCAATTTCTGCGAGAAATCCGGCGCCAATGTGGCGGAAGTCGCCAAAGGGATGGGGATGGATAAACGGATCGGCAACCGCTTTTTAAATGCCGGAATCGGATTTGGCGGAAGCTGTTTCCCGAAGGATACGATGGCCATGGCGCATATGGCCAATAAGGTGGGCGTGCGGATGGAGTTAATTGAAACGACCATCGCCGGCAACCAAAAACGGAAGAAAGAAATGGCCGATCGGGTGTACCAATCGCTGAAAGATTTGAAAAATCCCAAAGTAGCCGTTTGGGGCCTGGCGTTTAAAAACGGCACTGACGATTGCCGCCAAAGCCCGGCAATGGATATTATCCGGGAATTGCTTCAAAAAGCACTTTCTATTACGGCGTATGACCCCAAAGCCATGGATACGGCCAAAGCTATTTTGGGAGACAAAATCAGCTATGCTTCCGGAATGTATGAGGCAGTAAAAGGGGCGGACGTGCTGGTGATTTTAACGGAATGGCCGGAATTTTCGGCACCGGACTTTGACGAGCTTGCCAAACGGATGAACCGAAAGGTGATATTTGACTTGCGCAATATGCTTTCGTGCGAGGATGCCCAAGAGGCGGATTTTGAATATCACTGCATTGGCCGCAAGTGCGACTAG